In a genomic window of Nodosilinea sp. E11:
- a CDS encoding DUF3493 domain-containing protein — translation MPPDYSHPDQLPDQPPPGMNPEKYARLRAEAKAPYKGLRKFVYGAVGASGAIGAFVFFTQLLAGRDVSGALPNLGVQLAVIAVVILLFRLEKKD, via the coding sequence ATGCCTCCCGACTATAGCCACCCCGACCAGCTGCCCGACCAGCCGCCGCCGGGCATGAACCCCGAAAAATATGCTCGCCTTAGGGCTGAGGCCAAAGCCCCCTACAAGGGGCTGCGCAAGTTTGTCTATGGGGCCGTGGGGGCCTCGGGGGCGATCGGTGCGTTTGTTTTTTTCACCCAGCTGCTGGCCGGGCGCGATGTCAGCGGGGCCTTACCTAACCTGGGTGTGCAGCTAGCGGTGATCGCCGTGGTGATTCTGTTATTTCGGCTAGAGAAAAAAGACTAA